The Augochlora pura isolate Apur16 chromosome 4, APUR_v2.2.1, whole genome shotgun sequence genome segment CCAACAACGTCCCTGTTTTAAACGAATGTTTCCTCTAATGGGTCTGTATCAACGTTTATGGTACACCATAATATGTAAATAGTTATGCTTCCGAGTGTACAACATTGAACTTTGAAagagtgaaataattttaaccatgGTTCGCTAGCTTGCCATAGCGCCGCGCGATTCGTCGCGGCACGGTTCTCTAGCAGGGCCCGACCCTCGATTTATTTGGCCGGAGGGAAACGAGGGCGAAGAATGTGTCGCGTGCATGACCGATGGCCTCCGATATCCCTCGCCTCCCTCGAAGAATGCACCGTTCCGAATGCAGCCAGAGCCACCGAACGACCGGCGACCGGGGGCCAGAGTGCAGCTAATGCAGCACCGCGtcgaacgccgccgccgccgttatCTCGATGTTAATTAGCCTGAACCCGTGGTAAATACGGTTGCCAGGTGAAACGGTGCATCGCGTTCCGTGAATCATACGCGGGGAACACGCTGCGAGAATCAATACCGTACGAATTTTCGACCCTTCTGCGCGGGGGTGGTTCTCTAGTTGCCGAGAAGACCCGGCCTGGTATCGTCGCCTCGAACAATTACACCGACTCCTATCGGGTCACCTGAAGCGATACCCCACCGGCGAACGTCGCGAAATTTTCTGGCGAATTTGTAGAACAttcgacagaaataaaatgtacattttttaaattattttttcaattatactcGAGGTGTTCTCGAGTGAGAAACGATTATAGAGAACCCTCGCACGAACGCTTGATCGACGTTAAAGAtctatattaaatgttatattttaataataagacaATCAATCAATATTTCGGCCACCGTACCGCCAACTTTTCTCAGGAACCGCTCGAATAACAGAACTTCGTTTCGCAGGCAAGACGTCGAATCTGTTTCTGCGGTCGTACAACCTGATCTACGTACTGGAGAGGTGCCGTAACCTGCACACGATTCACATAATCGGCTGCCGGTTCCGCGGATTGAAATTCTACCGATTGTTGGGGGCCATAGGGCCGCGGCTCCGTTCCGCGTGCATGGCCGTCACGAGGCTGCAGTTCTGCGCGTTCATCAAGCACAATCAGCAGATCGGCGAGTCGGATCGCGAGAAGATCTGCACGATGTGCATCACCGCGAAGAAGTGGGCGCCGTTCTCCTACTTCGTGATGAAGGAAAAGGGCCGCGTATGCACCGCACTGATCACCTATCTGGACACCGACGTTCTGCTGATCAACGTCGATCGGTCCACCTCCAAGCTCACCATCGCCGAGGAGGCGAACTCTTGAGGATCCCGAGGATCGACACAACGACGATCGCAGCCTGATCTTTCTCAAAATCATGTTGCTCCTATTTCAAACAAGTCCCAGTCTTCTTTGTCCGACGTGGAACGGTATTTTAACGATGGCGAAGTCGCGACGATTTTTTCACAcggaaattgtaacaaatttttacgacgTTCTTCTGGTTTCTGTGAACGTTACTCCCGGGTCTGTGCGAAAAGATCGGCGCGCGATTTTGCCAACGGTCGAAAGACGTGTTCCTCGTAAGCTGAAAACGGAATTTTCGTCGGCATGTATGCGGTCTATCAAATTTGATTAGAGTCTGCGTGATAGTGGAAGCTCGAGCTAGTCGAAATGTTCTATGTTTATGGGTGCGATCATGAAACCGAGTTAACGTCGAGCCTTCATGTCCCG includes the following:
- the LOC144469282 gene encoding uncharacterized protein LOC144469282, with the protein product MDELAITRVSIRKHARFGNKCDAPSPLPSPSPGIGTLPVEIILEILSYLTNNDLHAVKCVSVFFMRIASDPSLWRIYEVTGDKQPTKKVLTELRRMPCLRKFSISMRPECDDILRQLSMTNRNLEELNVTNCTGKTSNLFLRSYNLIYVLERCRNLHTIHIIGCRFRGLKFYRLLGAIGPRLRSACMAVTRLQFCAFIKHNQQIGESDREKICTMCITAKKWAPFSYFVMKEKGRVCTALITYLDTDVLLINVDRSTSKLTIAEEANS